The following proteins are encoded in a genomic region of Streptomyces gobiensis:
- a CDS encoding DUF1697 domain-containing protein yields the protein MAGYVALLRGVNVGGHRKVPMAELRELMAGLGWEGIRTHLQSGNAVFSAEGRSTEELAAELERAVGRHFGFEVGCLVRTGEELRGAMERCPFPAAELDPAKLLVLFLSEPLDPVRLAPVDPAAYAPDEFQLVRREIFCWFPGGMGRSKLPGALAGAAKGLTVTGRNWRTVSTLAELVN from the coding sequence CGGCGGGCACAGGAAGGTGCCGATGGCCGAATTGCGGGAGCTGATGGCGGGGCTGGGGTGGGAGGGAATCCGTACGCATCTGCAGAGCGGGAACGCTGTCTTCAGCGCCGAGGGGCGCAGTACGGAGGAGCTGGCGGCGGAGTTGGAGCGGGCTGTTGGCCGGCACTTCGGGTTTGAGGTTGGCTGTCTTGTGCGGACGGGTGAGGAGCTGCGCGGTGCGATGGAGCGTTGTCCTTTTCCGGCGGCGGAGCTGGATCCAGCCAAATTGCTGGTGCTGTTTCTGAGCGAGCCACTGGATCCCGTACGGCTGGCTCCGGTTGACCCGGCGGCATACGCGCCGGATGAGTTTCAGCTGGTGAGGCGGGAGATTTTCTGCTGGTTCCCGGGCGGTATGGGCCGTAGCAAGCTGCCGGGTGCGCTGGCCGGGGCTGCCAAGGGGCTCACGGTCACCGGACGCAACTGGCGTACGGTCAGTACCCTTGCTGAGCTGGTGAATTAG